Proteins from a single region of Thermosinus carboxydivorans Nor1:
- the spoIIM gene encoding stage II sporulation protein M has product MTSHIKQNLGGYLRANIAAYFFVTLIFIIGVVVGALAVKTLPEEQKTELLGYLRIFFQGLIKGAETMQEQGLLYSIMLNNAKTIGLIWLLSFTVIGIPFVLFIIFTRGFVIGFTVGFLVNEYVVQGLLFALVSVLPHNFFAVPAVIVTGVSAVSFSLAFVRRRGGNLFYQAIGHTMLCVAMLVVMLIASFTEIYISPVFMKLVASVLVKD; this is encoded by the coding sequence ATGACAAGTCATATAAAGCAGAACTTGGGTGGGTATTTGCGGGCAAACATTGCAGCATACTTTTTTGTCACCCTTATCTTTATTATCGGGGTGGTTGTAGGCGCCTTAGCCGTCAAAACACTACCAGAAGAACAAAAAACGGAGCTGCTTGGCTATTTGCGGATATTTTTTCAAGGGTTAATTAAAGGCGCGGAAACCATGCAAGAGCAGGGGCTGCTATACAGCATTATGTTGAACAATGCCAAAACAATCGGTTTAATATGGCTACTTAGCTTTACCGTCATCGGCATACCGTTTGTGCTATTCATAATCTTTACCCGCGGTTTTGTTATCGGCTTTACCGTCGGTTTTTTAGTAAACGAATATGTGGTGCAGGGATTGCTTTTTGCCCTTGTTTCTGTTTTGCCTCATAACTTCTTTGCTGTGCCTGCTGTTATTGTTACAGGGGTCTCGGCCGTCTCTTTCTCCTTAGCCTTCGTGCGGCGCCGGGGGGGGAACCTTTTTTACCAGGCCATAGGGCATACGATGCTGTGTGTCGCTATGCTTGTCGTAATGCTGATTGCTAGTTTTACCGAAATATATATATCGCCTGTTTTTATGAAACTGGTGGCGAGTGTGTTAGTGAAGGATTAG